A single genomic interval of Stieleria maiorica harbors:
- a CDS encoding FdhF/YdeP family oxidoreductase, translating to MKVGSGGGFRAILYTFKKGREAGGVWKLFKAMRTRNSCKTCAVGMGGQKGGMVNELGHSFEVCKKSMQAMVADMQPGIDPNFWKQNSIEQLQKLSPRELESLGRLIHPLRYRQGQSHYEVITWKEAFESIASKLTATPADETFWYFSGRSSNEAGFLLQLLARVYGTNNVNNCSYYCHQASGVGLQSSVGSGTATIVLEDLEKADTVFLIGGNPASNHPRLMTSLMRVRRAGGKVIVINPVRETGLINFRIPSDPISLLAGTKIASHYVQPHIGGDLALLWGLAKATKSLGAFDNDFLSQHTNGSQEWLAAVDDLSWQEIETKSGVARSEIESIAQLYAASKKCVFSWTMGITHHAHGVDNVQAIANLAFARGMVGRPGCGLMPIRGHSNVQGIGSVGVTPKLKGQIFAALQDKFGVQLPETPGKDTLACMESAASGEIKVGFCLGGNLYGSNPDSTFADRALSNLELNVMMNTTMNTGHAHGLAKETIILPVLARDEEPAPTTQESMFNFVRLSDGGPARLPGPRSEVSVIAAVGKAVVPDAPGIDWDDLAQPSTIRKWIGAVVPGYGKIAQIDATKEEFQIEGRTFHDPKFGTADGKGVLHCHRLPELKGTENNHLRLMTVRSEGQFNTVVYEEEDLYRNQERRDLILIHPDDLKRFGLQNDQRVTVKSDTGSMSGILARSYDSIRSGNALMYYPESNVLVARHADPQSKTPAFKGVVVELVAE from the coding sequence GTGAAAGTCGGCAGCGGTGGTGGATTTCGGGCGATTCTGTACACCTTTAAAAAAGGGCGTGAAGCGGGCGGCGTCTGGAAGCTGTTCAAAGCGATGCGGACCCGCAACAGTTGCAAGACCTGCGCCGTCGGAATGGGCGGACAAAAAGGCGGGATGGTCAACGAGCTGGGCCATTCCTTCGAGGTCTGTAAGAAGAGCATGCAGGCGATGGTCGCCGACATGCAGCCGGGCATCGATCCGAATTTTTGGAAACAGAATTCGATCGAGCAACTGCAGAAGCTCTCGCCGCGCGAGCTGGAATCACTCGGTCGGCTGATCCATCCCCTGCGTTATCGGCAAGGCCAATCGCACTACGAGGTGATCACGTGGAAGGAGGCCTTTGAAAGCATCGCGTCGAAATTGACGGCGACTCCGGCCGACGAAACGTTCTGGTACTTCAGCGGACGCAGCAGCAACGAAGCCGGGTTTTTGTTGCAACTGTTGGCACGGGTTTACGGCACCAACAACGTCAACAATTGCAGCTACTACTGCCATCAAGCCAGCGGCGTCGGTCTGCAGAGCAGCGTCGGCAGCGGCACGGCGACGATCGTGTTGGAGGATCTGGAAAAAGCGGACACGGTGTTTCTGATCGGCGGCAACCCGGCCAGCAACCACCCGCGGTTGATGACCAGTTTGATGCGGGTGCGTCGTGCCGGCGGCAAGGTGATCGTGATCAATCCCGTGCGTGAAACGGGACTGATCAACTTCCGGATCCCCAGCGATCCGATCTCGCTGTTGGCCGGCACCAAGATCGCCAGCCACTACGTCCAGCCGCACATCGGTGGTGATCTGGCGTTGTTGTGGGGACTGGCCAAAGCGACCAAGTCACTCGGTGCGTTCGACAACGACTTTCTGTCCCAGCACACCAACGGTTCGCAAGAGTGGTTGGCCGCGGTCGATGATCTGTCGTGGCAGGAAATCGAAACCAAGTCCGGCGTCGCCCGCAGCGAAATCGAATCGATCGCCCAGCTGTATGCCGCATCGAAGAAGTGTGTGTTTTCGTGGACGATGGGAATCACCCATCACGCCCACGGTGTTGACAATGTCCAGGCGATCGCCAACTTGGCGTTCGCCCGCGGCATGGTCGGTCGTCCGGGGTGTGGGTTGATGCCGATCCGAGGTCACAGCAATGTGCAGGGTATCGGATCGGTCGGTGTGACGCCGAAGCTGAAGGGTCAGATCTTCGCCGCGTTGCAAGACAAGTTCGGCGTTCAATTGCCCGAGACGCCTGGCAAAGACACATTGGCGTGCATGGAGTCGGCCGCGAGCGGTGAGATCAAGGTCGGCTTTTGCCTGGGCGGCAACCTGTACGGATCGAATCCCGATTCGACGTTCGCCGATCGCGCTCTGTCCAATCTGGAATTGAACGTGATGATGAACACGACGATGAACACCGGGCACGCGCACGGGCTGGCAAAGGAGACGATCATTTTGCCGGTGCTGGCGCGCGACGAAGAACCGGCGCCGACGACCCAGGAGTCGATGTTCAACTTTGTCCGTTTAAGTGACGGCGGGCCGGCACGGTTGCCCGGGCCGCGCAGTGAAGTCTCGGTGATCGCCGCGGTCGGCAAGGCCGTCGTGCCCGACGCGCCCGGAATCGACTGGGATGACCTGGCTCAACCGTCGACGATTCGCAAGTGGATCGGCGCCGTCGTCCCCGGTTACGGCAAGATCGCACAGATCGACGCGACCAAAGAAGAGTTTCAAATCGAAGGCCGCACCTTTCACGATCCCAAGTTCGGAACGGCCGATGGTAAGGGCGTGCTGCATTGCCACCGTCTGCCGGAACTGAAGGGAACCGAAAACAATCATCTGCGATTGATGACCGTGCGTAGCGAAGGCCAATTCAACACCGTCGTCTACGAGGAGGAGGATCTGTATCGCAACCAGGAACGTCGCGATTTGATCTTGATCCACCCGGACGACCTGAAACGATTCGGACTCCAGAACGACCAACGAGTCACCGTCAAAAGTGACACCGGTTCGATGAGCGGGATTTTGGCGCGGTCCTACGATTCGATTCGCAGCGGAAACGCGTTGATGTATTATCCGGAATCCAACGTGCTGGTCGCCCGGCACGCCGACCCGCAAAGCAAGACGCCCGCGTTCAAGGGTGTGGTCGTCGAACTGGTCGCCGAATGA
- a CDS encoding sulfatase family protein, producing MTHRLRIVFSVVLFSALFTNVVSAAPPNIVLLLSDDMAWTDYGFMGHPDIQTPNLDKLASESAVFPRGYVPTGLCRPSLATLLTGHYASTHGVTGNDPSPKYAARDSELFNQRRAQLISYLDQFETVPEALGKLGYLSHQSGKLWEGSYQNAGFTHGMTRGFPEKGGRHGDDGLSIGRQGIEPINEFLDLAVDQNKPFYLWYAPFMPHTPHTPPKRLLDKYRDGRPITIAKYYAMCEWFDETCGQLMESLRQRGLDDNTLIVYLTDNGWIQDPEKNGYAPRSKQTPYEGGVRTPIFYWMPGKIKAGTRPELVSSIDIYPTMLAAAGAPVPDDRPGLNLMPHLTGGDAIPRETIFGEGFAHDIADVEDPEATLLYRWCIQGKWKLLLTYDGEVNRYQSTHPRTEKGPQLFDLIADPTEEKNLAKQHPEVVARLAEKIHQWYPVKRAKTITTPSL from the coding sequence ATGACCCACCGTCTACGAATCGTTTTTTCGGTCGTGCTGTTCAGCGCGCTTTTCACCAACGTCGTCTCCGCCGCGCCGCCCAACATCGTCCTGCTGCTCAGTGATGACATGGCCTGGACGGATTATGGGTTCATGGGACACCCGGACATTCAAACACCGAACTTGGACAAACTGGCGTCGGAGTCCGCGGTGTTCCCCCGCGGCTATGTGCCGACCGGGTTGTGCCGACCGTCCTTGGCGACGCTGTTGACCGGACACTATGCATCGACGCACGGTGTGACCGGCAACGATCCGTCACCCAAGTACGCGGCCCGCGATTCCGAACTGTTCAACCAGCGACGGGCGCAACTGATTTCGTATCTGGATCAATTCGAAACCGTCCCCGAAGCGCTCGGCAAGCTCGGCTACCTGAGCCATCAAAGTGGCAAGTTGTGGGAGGGCAGTTATCAGAACGCCGGTTTCACCCATGGGATGACGCGAGGGTTTCCCGAAAAAGGCGGACGTCACGGCGATGACGGATTGAGCATCGGTCGCCAGGGTATCGAGCCGATCAACGAGTTCCTGGATCTGGCGGTTGACCAAAACAAGCCGTTCTATCTGTGGTACGCCCCGTTCATGCCGCACACCCCGCACACGCCGCCAAAGCGTCTGTTGGACAAATACCGCGACGGACGACCGATCACGATCGCCAAGTATTACGCGATGTGTGAATGGTTTGACGAAACCTGCGGCCAGTTGATGGAATCACTGCGGCAGCGTGGGCTCGATGACAACACCTTGATCGTCTATCTGACCGACAACGGCTGGATTCAAGATCCGGAGAAAAACGGCTACGCCCCGCGGAGCAAGCAAACGCCGTATGAGGGTGGAGTAAGAACGCCGATCTTTTACTGGATGCCGGGCAAGATCAAGGCCGGCACGCGTCCCGAATTGGTCAGCAGCATCGACATCTATCCGACCATGTTGGCTGCCGCCGGTGCGCCCGTGCCGGACGATCGGCCGGGGTTGAACCTGATGCCTCACCTGACCGGCGGCGATGCAATCCCCCGGGAGACGATTTTTGGCGAAGGGTTCGCACACGACATCGCCGACGTCGAAGATCCCGAAGCCACCTTGCTGTACCGTTGGTGCATTCAGGGCAAATGGAAATTGCTGCTGACGTATGATGGTGAGGTCAATCGATACCAGTCGACACATCCGCGGACCGAAAAAGGGCCACAGCTGTTCGATCTGATCGCCGATCCGACCGAAGAGAAAAATCTGGCGAAACAGCATCCCGAGGTTGTTGCCCGACTCGCCGAAAAGATCCATCAATGGTACCCCGTCAAACGAGCCAAAACGATCACGACGCCATCGCTATGA
- a CDS encoding thioredoxin family protein: MIRTLSPLLFPLSLWMSVCFAATSAHAGKYNTVLDIGDSAPAWNALPGTDGRKHSLESLADSKVVVVVFTCNSCPYAVDAEQRINGLVDRYQGKSVAVVAINVNKVDEDRLPAMKQRAEEQGLKYAYLWDESQQIAKDYGAKYTPEFFVLDDERKVVYMGAMDDSPAGDEVTKTYVIDAVDAALSGNPVAVTETIPIGCRIRIERQRRKSSR, from the coding sequence ATGATTCGAACACTTTCACCTTTGTTGTTTCCACTTTCGTTGTGGATGTCAGTTTGTTTCGCCGCGACGTCTGCCCACGCCGGCAAGTACAACACGGTCCTGGACATCGGGGACAGTGCCCCGGCCTGGAACGCACTGCCCGGCACCGACGGACGCAAACACTCCCTCGAATCGCTCGCGGATTCCAAGGTGGTGGTCGTCGTGTTCACGTGTAATTCGTGCCCCTACGCGGTCGATGCCGAACAACGCATCAACGGACTTGTCGATCGTTACCAGGGCAAGTCCGTCGCGGTGGTGGCGATCAATGTCAACAAGGTCGACGAGGACCGATTGCCGGCGATGAAGCAGCGGGCCGAGGAGCAGGGATTGAAGTACGCGTACCTGTGGGACGAATCACAGCAGATCGCCAAGGATTATGGGGCCAAGTACACGCCCGAGTTTTTCGTGTTGGATGACGAACGCAAGGTCGTCTACATGGGAGCGATGGATGACAGCCCCGCCGGTGATGAGGTGACGAAGACCTATGTCATCGACGCGGTGGATGCTGCTTTGTCTGGCAACCCAGTCGCGGTCACCGAGACGATTCCGATCGGTTGTCGGATTCGGATCGAGCGCCAGCGTCGCAAGTCGTCGCGGTGA